DNA sequence from the Vicia villosa cultivar HV-30 ecotype Madison, WI unplaced genomic scaffold, Vvil1.0 ctg.001344F_1_1, whole genome shotgun sequence genome:
TTAATCTCTTAATCCGCGGTAAAATAAGATGAACCAAATTTCAAATATATACGTTTAATTATGCATGTTTAGCCGACTCATTTTAGACAAACTAATACATGTCAGACTAAATTAATCTAAGCGGATTAACTTGTTTATCCTCTATAATTTTTTTCTCTCCTTTTAATATATCATCAttttaggcaaaatacccttttggtcccttaactataccccaaGGTCCATTCTAGTCCTTATCTTtaaaagtgtcaaagtggtcatttaattgttcaaaaaggatcacgttagtcctttccgtccaattttCTCACACGACGTTAACTTTTGCATGATGGCATCGGATGTGGCACTTGGTCATACGCGTGGCATGTGAGGTCATTAAATACCCagaaaatttctaaaaaatattgtTGCAGCCAAGATTTGAACACAGACACACTTAATTGCTTGACAACATATCAAACCACTACATCACTTCACACTTGATTATATGTCTTACACAATGAGTGAAATAAAACTGCGTATTTCATCAAGATAGATTTGCCCAGAATTTTCATAACCCTTTCTTTCCAAATCAGACAAAATCATTCATGTGATAACATAACAAAATTCATTAAACTGATTCATGATTCGACAAGATTGATACCATACTCACAAAAAGTAGTTGTGTACTAATGTTGGATTTGCATGTCACTCTTCTCAACACAAACCGTAATaaaatttcaacaaaaccccATCGTCCCCGTCGCACCGACGGTTGTTTCTCCCGCTGTTGTCATCTCCGCTCGTCGTCTCCGTTTCATCTCTCCGCctacaactttttcaaatcagaACACAAACCTCTTCCAGTTTGCTATGTAATGAAGGGgaaattaatttcataaaatatttattcacAAAAGAAATAGACAAAATTGATCCTTTCAAACACAAACATCTTAGGAAAAACACTCTTCCAGTTTCTATTATCCCTTATCACTATTCGAGCAAGAGCCAAAAGAGTCGAACTTCAATTCAACAAACCCTCATCAGTTTCTCCTCACTGTAAGTCCATCTCCATCTCTCTCACTCAAATTGCTAATTCATTTTCCACAATTTCAAAAGGGTTCAACGATTCTATCCAAAGCAAttgaattttgagtttctttcttTTAAGTATTTACTTCACTTGTTTGTTCAAAGTTTGTGTTTTTATGTTACCCTTTTGTTTATATGCAGATTCAATGTTAATCAAGTCctgaaaaatcaaatcaaattatttaACCATTATAATCATTTTGACGATATTGTTATTaatttgttattaattttttgttattgttgttgatgatgatgctgTTGtggttggattttattttatttctttgtagCCTGCAAAGTCTGAAATTGTTACTGAGAAGAGGAGCAAAGTTGAGATATTCATGTAACAGAGCAAATTTGAGGCTTTAGGGTTCATGATGTTGAAACCCAGGAAATGAAagagttaatataaatttaattagtaAACTTAATCACAAAAGGATAAATGGCTCAGTGGTAAACTAATTGCTAAATGACTAGCATGTACCTGGTTTGAATCCAGGTCTAAGGCAAAGTTTTTGAGTTTTTgttgaattttaattaatatgGTGACGCCGTTTGAGaaaattggacggaaaggactaacgtgatcctttttgaacaattaaagtaTCACTTTAatactttttaaagataagggactaGAATAGACTTTGGAGTATAGTTAAGGgacaaaaagagtattttgccatcATTTTATATGTaccttttttctatgttttaagCTCTTTTCTCTTGATCATCAACCCTAATTCTTTGTAGAGAAATGTTATTTGTACACTAAAAATGACATTTACACCGTAACATTATATGGTTTTgcgttttataaatatttaattattaatttttcctATACTTTGACACAACAATACATATACCTATGTGTTCTTGTGTAAAAAAACTGAATATGATGGAGCTTGCCTCCAGAGGTGAGGGAAGCTTTGACGGGATGATATTTATACGTATTCTGGGGGATTTGGAAATAGTGAGCTGATCACTGAATTACAAGAggagtgtcttgcttatccctctagCGGGAGCCCCTTTTATAGCTGCTTTGGCCTTCAATGCCTCATTTAAGAAGCAACCTTTGGCCTTCAATGCCTCATTTAAGAAGCAACCTTTGGCCTTCCAACGTTACAAACATTGCTCAATCATTGAATACAAGGTCCGTGGATGACATATTTACTCATCAGTTACGACCTGCTTGTGTGTAACCGTTAGGCGTTACATTCGAATTGGCCTATGTCTCTATGTATTCTTCTGGTACGCGACTTGTTTGAGTACCCGGCTGATTCCTACTCGTGGCTTCTGAGCATCCGGCCATGTCTACCTAGATAGACTCTTGTGAGTGCTCGTTCCAGCTTGTAAACTCGACCAGACTTGAAGGCTTCTGCCGGATACGTCAATGGGATACCTTCTAAGAGCTTCACTGGCAGGTCGTGCCCTTTATAAAAATTCTAATCCCTAAACACTATGCTATATTTGATAAGATGtaagtgaatggtgtatgtttTTTGGTGGACAAATAGCAAGCCTCTTCTTTTTATACCTTACCCATTGATACTCCCTCACCCATAATAGGTACAAAAGAGTAGAGTATGCCATATCTAAAATACTAGTATGAACTTAAATAATAATGATCATGAAATTGTCAGTATATCATGACTATATTTATCTTAAGAAAATAATGTGCTGCGTTATACACATTTTACAAATTTTACACTAAGACAAAAACTAATTcaagatataaaaaaaatttaaataaatacaatGAAATCGTAAGCAAGAGGGGAGTTCAACTAGAAGCAGACAGTCAAACCGGAGGGCGCGGCGAGTCAACAGCCGCCGCCGTCGTAGCTGCTGAAGCAGAAGTACCTTCCCCAGCGCTATTAGCCACCCTCGGTGACCTAATCGACGACGCTCTCACAAGAAAAGGAGGCGCCATAGTAAAAACCCACCGGTCCGATTTAAAACCCCGGTCCAACCACCTTACAGACTTCCCTCTACTACTCCCCTCCCCACCACCGGTTCGATATCCCCTCCGTGAACTAGTTTCTCTCGGCAACACTACCAAGCTTCTAGCCCGATGCAATTCCGGGTTCTGTAATATCTGTTTCCTCATTTCCAAAGGCAGCCTTAAAGTAAACCGCTCAGTATTCTCACCCGGTTGAACCAACGAATGACCGGTCGAATGAGACCGCGGAAACCAACGAGGCCTTCCAGACCGGGAGCCTCTCGTACGGTTCCGGTTCAACGTCTCGTTCACGGTCAACACTTCCGGTTCAGTTGACTCTTTAACAGAACCATCCATATTTTGATGTTCATGAACCGATTCAACTACGTCGTTTTGAGCCTCGATATCTTGTTGTTCTGTATTAAACAACGGGATTCCGTGAACCGATTCACCCGGTTGAGGAACCAAGTTAGCTCGACAAACCGGGCAAGTCGTATGTGAACCGAGCCACTCATCAATACACTCAGGATGAAACACATGATCACACTTCGGAATCAAACGCAGCGTTTCAGTTTCTTCAAACTCGTTCAAACACACAGCACATTCTAGAGTCCCTTTTCCGATTTTGTGAATCTTCACGAACGAGTATTCGAAAATCGGAAACGTTTCGAGCACGGAAGCGTCAAGACCACGCGCCGCGCGTCGTGATCGTCCTGTGACACCAGCCATGTTGCGGATGCTGTTGGAAGGTGAATCAGCACATTGACGGATGTAGATTGAGAAGAATCCCATCAGAAAAAGAGCAGCTATGAGAATCACGATAATTATCGCCATGGAGGGGCTTACACGGTTGTAATAGTTATTATCGTTGTTTGTGGTACCGTTGACTGATTGTGCTCCGGCGAAGGGGACACCGGAGAAAAACAGGAAGACAAAGAAAAAACATAGAGGGATAGTTTTGTCATTTTTGTTATCCATGGTTAGATGAAATAGTTGAGATGAGAGTAATGACTGAACTCTCTGTAAAGAAAAGGAGAATGAGTCTGAAGAAGTGAAGGTGAGAGAGGTTATATTATATATGAAATGAAATGAAGGGTTTGGTTTGTGTATGAGAATAAAAAGACACAATCAAAGGTGTTGTGTTTTGTGTTTGTTTAAGACAATTTGATTAAGATTAGGAAGGTGTCGTGTAGTTTGGGTCGGGTTCTAAAGTCACTGAAAATGGGGTCCATTGGAGTAATAATCTTATGTTGGTCAGAGACGGTGTACAAGTACAAACGTGGACCAACATAATAGAGCGGAATCTTCCGAAAAAGATTGACCAATCTGTTTGGGATGCTTGTGTTGTGTGTTGTGTTTTGCACTATTGGGTGATGTTTGCATTATTGTTATGTTTGTTTACTTATGTGTATGCTTTGTTTGGTTAGTTTATTACTCGCACGTTTTTTTGCTTGGTTAAATAATTGAAAGAAGGTTTGGATGAGAAAGGGGAGAAAAAGGAAAAGACTTCAAGATTttccattaataaaaaaaagtttccAGCAAAAACTTAATGCGAAATTTCTTATTTTTGTTATAATTGTTAATTGAAAATGCTTATAATGTTTTACCTTTTGAAATATAAAATCCAACCTgtcatttttaatttttccaaATAGATCACTACAATTTAGGTTGTCTTGCTGCTATATAGATATAGATCAAATATAAAAGTTGTTAATTTATACTTACTTAATACTTTCTCTATTATAAGAAACTATTTATTTTCGAgtatattgaataaataatgtatatcatctatataatatataagtacattaattattcaattattcaatgtatttaatttttttatggttTATATAATATCTGAgtacattagttattcaatgtATCTGATCTTTTATTGACTCGAAAAAATATTATAGATGCAAGAGTTAGTATTTTATAcccttaattaaaacaaataattttatttaagttaTCAAATATTGCTTAATTCATTTCGCTTTTATAAGATTAATTGTTGAAGGACTACGAACTAATATGTATGTAATAGTCAAACTTGTCTTGAGCTTACAAGACTCGATTCGTTGGCTCTAGACAATGTTAAACCCTCGGAGAGCGCTCAAGCTAGCTTAAGCATATCAATATGTTCTGAAGTCGCATTGCCTAGCTAGTCACAATATGTTGAGACAGCGAGACCACAAAATTGTGAAAACGACTCAACTCTAAGGACGAGCATACTCAACCATGAGTCACGTAACAACTTGTTATGTATAATGCGGACGAATCGCAAACTAAGTAAACATGATAATGATAACATGAAGACATGATTATCACAATGACCATATAGTCAACAAAGGCCGTGAATGAATGTCGTGTAGTTAACTCCTGtacacgagagagagagagagagagagagagagagagagagagagagagagagagggagagagagagagagagagagagagagagagagagagagagagagagagagagagagagagagagagagagagagagggggggggagagagagagaaagtagttatgcaaaaaaacaaaaactctatATGGACAAAGTATAAGAGAGCAATTATAAAAGGTGTGCTAATTGTCAAAGGAAGGATATCACCTTTTCACATATTCACACTAATTGAGGTTTCGCTTGTCCTACATGGATGGGGTCATAAATGTTGTACTTTTATAACTACAGTTGGAAAACATCGTGGGGTCTGATAAAACTAATCTCATCCACACCGAACTTATTCAAAGAGTCTTTTTTCCTCAATCATAGTTTCATAATGGTGAGCACAATACATGCACCTATTTCTAACGACAAGGATGTCTTACCAAGCATGCATGCAACCACAAGCGACATCCATCGCTAGTGTGATACCTCTCAAATTCGCAAGTATTTCCACAAATGACGCCATTATTCCGGTGTGGAATAGAAGGATGAAGATGTGTTTGTGAAGTCCATAATGGAAGGTCTCTGATACATCGATAAGGGTCTCCGACAAATGGACTGGGGTGTACTTGCAAGGTTATAACTCCAAAGCATAGGCCACCGGTGTGTTGATTCATAATGAACAAGTTATGACTTATGCTTCGAGACAACTTAAATTTCATGAAAAAATTATCCTACGCTTGACTTAGAATTGGTTTTTGTTGTGATCGCACTTAAAATTTGGAGATATTATCTATTTGACTCTAGATttaaagtgtttagtgatcataagagtttgaagtacttaTTCGATCAAAATGAATTGAATATGAGAGAGAGGAGATGGCTTGAGTTGTTGAAAGATtgtattttggtttgaattaccattcgGGTAAAGCTAATGTCATAGCCGATGCATTGAGCATGAAGACGTTGCAAATGTCAACATTGATTGCTAGAAAGTTAGAGCTTATTGAAGGATTTATATACTTGAACTTAGTTTGTGAAATCACGCCGCGTAGTGTAAAACTGGGTATCTTGAAGCTTACGAGTGGTGTTATGGAGGAGATTATAGAAGGTCAGAGGATTGATTTGAAATTGGTTAATCATTTAGAATTAATCAATCAAATTCAAGGTTTAGATTTAAAGATTGTTGAGAATGGTGTTTTAAAATTTTGTGGCAGAATTTATGTTCCTGATGTGCCAGGACTTAAGAAGAGTATTATTGAGGAAGGACAACGAAGTGGTTTTATTATTCATCCCAGTGCTACTAAAATGTGTCAAGAATTGAGGAAGATCTTTGGTGGTGAAGAATGAAAAAAGAGGTTGCTGAATTTGTGTATACGTGTTTGACTTGCCAAAAGTTAAAAATTGAGTAACAGAAGTTGTCAGGTTTATTGCAATCGTTTTCTACTCTTGAATGGAAATGGGGCAAAATATCGATGGACTTTGTGTATGGATTTCCGAGGAATATGAAGGGTTGTGAtactatttgggttattgtggataggttgactaaaTCGACTCATTTCATTCTCATTCGACTTAACCATCCATTGAAGAAGTTACCagagttgtatattgagaagattgtTAGTTTGTATGGTGTTCCTAcagaacacttttgattacctcTCGGAAGCGAATCCGGCGAGGTCATAAAGGAGTTTGAGAAATCTTACTCTACGGCAGAGGCCTCATAGGAAGATGTTGAGTGGATTGGGAGATTCGGGTGGCGTGATAGTAGAGTGTGTGCCCCCAAGAAgaaatgtcttgcttatccctctgaTGGGAGCCCATATTTATAGTGTTCCTTGGTCTTCAATGACCATTAAGTCGTCGTTGTAACCGTTGTATCTGCTGTAACTTTCGTAACTGCTTCATAAGTGTTTGTAACGCTTCATAAGTGTTTGTAACGTTTGTAACTGATTCCATCAAATAGGGAATTATAACTTCCGCAATGGTAGCAACTTTTTGCATGTGTGTTACTGTCGTGGCCGAGTTGGGAGGTAGGCCATGGCCGAGTTAGGAGGTAGGTCATGGCCGAGTTGCAAGTGGGCAACTCGTGGTAGACCCTGGCCGAGTTGGAGATAGGCCATGGCCGAGTTGGAGGTAGGCCATGGCCGAGTTGCAAGTAGGTAACTTGAGGTAGGCCCTGGCCAAGTTGGAGATATGCCATGGCCAAGTTGGAGGTCCTTATCGAGTTGCAAGTAGGCAAGATCTCCAGGACCAATTTTAGTTCATTGTCGCCATGCTTTATTCTAATTCTGGTTTCCCTGATTGGTCCAAATATCCCAAATATGTACAAGCCCCCAATCTAGAATTCTCTAGGGGTGAATAGTTTGGTCCATCAAGAGTTTGTTTAAGTCCGATCTGGGTTACCGTCACTCCACGTCAATCAAATAGCCCTAATCCTTTTTTATCGCGTTTCAACGGGTTATCTGTGCATAAGCCGGGGACTCCGAGTAGGTTCATGACTCTTTGTTGTTTGCATAGCTTGAGTAGGTCCCTTGAGTTTACGAAGGACTTGTTATAGATAGGGTGAGGAGCCCTGGAAAATTCTCGTCTTGACGGTTTTCCGACGCTTGGAGAATTTTAGACATGGAGAAGTCGGAAAGCCCCAGTAATGTTCCCAGCCCAATTGTTAATACCTTAATGTCTGGCTGTGTACCTTCGTGATCGCAGTGGATCATGGAAGATTTTTAAATGCAATTGAGTAAATCCAAGCCATTTCTCTTGGCCTACTTCTTAGCTTATTGATAGCCCCGAGCGTTATATCGATAGATTAATATTTTGATAGAAGTTTAAATAATCCGGTGTTGGACGAAAGTCTTCTTGACTAGTGTCGACGGTACTTATTTATCATAATCGCTAAATCGTTCAACCTGAAAGGGGGTCAAGCTTCATTTGGAGATATTTTTTCAACTCCTATTTTTGTAGTACTCAGAGAAGTTGGGGAGCCCCAACGGGTCCTTGACTTATTTTGGACTTTTGGAGAAGTTAGGGAGCCCCAATGGGATCTCGATTTACTGTTGTTTTGCGTAAGCCGGATAGCCCCAATCGGTTCTCGACCAGATGAAGTTTTTGAATTATAAGAGTACCTTGATATAGACGGGACAAGGAGCCCCAATGAATTGTTGTCTTGATGGCATCCCAGAACCTGGGAAGTTCTGGATATGGAGAAGTCAGGAAGCCCTAGTGGGGTCCCGACTCTATTAGTGCCTTCATATTAACTCGATGTTCGGTTTCGCTTTTTTTATGACCATAGTAGACCATGAAAATTTTTAGATGCTCCTAGGGCATAATGTTTATCCTACTTATGGCTATTTATTAATAG
Encoded proteins:
- the LOC131634769 gene encoding E3 ubiquitin-protein ligase ATL6-like, translating into MDNKNDKTIPLCFFFVFLFFSGVPFAGAQSVNGTTNNDNNYYNRVSPSMAIIIVILIAALFLMGFFSIYIRQCADSPSNSIRNMAGVTGRSRRAARGLDASVLETFPIFEYSFVKIHKIGKGTLECAVCLNEFEETETLRLIPKCDHVFHPECIDEWLGSHTTCPVCRANLVPQPGESVHGIPLFNTEQQDIEAQNDVVESVHEHQNMDGSVKESTEPEVLTVNETLNRNRTRGSRSGRPRWFPRSHSTGHSLVQPGENTERFTLRLPLEMRKQILQNPELHRARSLVVLPRETSSRRGYRTGGGEGSSRGKSVRWLDRGFKSDRWVFTMAPPFLVRASSIRSPRVANSAGEGTSASAATTAAAVDSPRPPV